One bacterium genomic region harbors:
- a CDS encoding class I SAM-dependent methyltransferase, with product MTRAAEGWQHPEVPAAQARLADRELVDWRAGGPHGPFDAARALLGAMAPSPVTLLEVGCGAAYYREIVHAVHPRTTYYGCDYAPGMVAQAHLRYPGIAFRQSDQRDLGAYADASMDCVWNGAALLHLLDADGWAQAIAEAVRVSRRWLAFHRVPVRPAGLPSALHDSEFYDRAAPTTIHERYVARAEWEALLAPFRVVQVECWSEPDADPMWESVLAEKR from the coding sequence GTGACGCGCGCCGCCGAAGGCTGGCAGCATCCCGAGGTGCCCGCCGCGCAGGCGCGGCTGGCCGACCGCGAACTCGTGGACTGGCGCGCGGGCGGCCCGCACGGCCCATTCGATGCGGCGCGCGCGCTGCTTGGCGCGATGGCGCCGTCGCCCGTGACACTGCTAGAGGTCGGGTGTGGCGCAGCCTACTACCGCGAGATCGTGCACGCCGTTCACCCGCGCACGACGTACTACGGCTGCGACTACGCGCCCGGCATGGTGGCGCAGGCGCACCTACGTTATCCAGGCATCGCGTTTCGCCAGTCGGACCAGCGCGACCTCGGCGCCTATGCGGATGCCTCTATGGACTGCGTGTGGAACGGCGCGGCGCTGCTCCACCTGCTCGACGCCGACGGGTGGGCGCAGGCCATCGCGGAGGCCGTGCGAGTGTCGCGCCGATGGCTCGCGTTCCACCGCGTGCCGGTGCGCCCCGCGGGTCTCCCGTCCGCGCTCCACGACAGCGAGTTCTACGATCGTGCGGCGCCCACAACGATCCATGAGCGGTACGTGGCGCGCGCCGAGTGGGAGGCGCTGCTGGCGCCGTTCCGCGTCGTGCAGGTCGAGTGCTGGAGCGAGCCGGACGCGGACCCCATGTGGGAGTCGGTGCTGGCCGAGAAGCGTTGA
- a CDS encoding glycosyltransferase → MSDRLAILVGHGASREAEGARLLRSLLAQSRTDWHLYVGFLEPPEVPVPDWCVHPRVTVRREWPRQGVSAGYNALAAMGDEEWIVWLNDDCEVEPAWDAEAIAALRATPRAGMAVLPYLTPHPPYGWHVNEFPAGLLYANFGLFRRVDFEAVGGFDPRVRMYGCDNALSMRFQAAGRPLVVAPRARVVHHYREDEARAQTVADYDRIYATWRSVWAEREPRVSELRASQAAMPAYDLVQQPVEQYAARYGVTARGHSTEAQVICG, encoded by the coding sequence ATGAGCGACCGCCTCGCCATCCTCGTCGGGCACGGCGCCTCGCGCGAAGCCGAGGGCGCGCGCCTCCTCCGCTCGCTGCTCGCGCAGAGCCGCACGGACTGGCACCTCTACGTCGGGTTCTTGGAGCCGCCCGAGGTGCCGGTCCCCGACTGGTGCGTGCACCCGCGCGTGACCGTGCGCCGCGAGTGGCCGCGCCAAGGCGTGAGCGCCGGCTACAACGCGCTCGCCGCGATGGGCGACGAGGAATGGATCGTCTGGCTCAACGACGACTGCGAGGTTGAACCCGCGTGGGACGCCGAAGCCATCGCGGCGCTGCGCGCGACGCCTCGCGCCGGTATGGCCGTGCTTCCGTACCTGACGCCGCACCCGCCCTATGGCTGGCACGTCAATGAGTTTCCGGCGGGACTGCTCTACGCCAACTTCGGATTGTTCCGCCGCGTGGACTTCGAGGCCGTGGGCGGATTCGATCCGCGCGTGCGCATGTATGGCTGTGACAACGCGCTGTCCATGCGGTTTCAGGCGGCGGGGCGCCCGCTCGTCGTGGCGCCGCGCGCGCGCGTGGTGCACCACTACCGCGAGGACGAGGCGCGCGCGCAGACGGTCGCCGACTACGACCGCATCTACGCGACCTGGCGCTCCGTGTGGGCCGAGCGGGAGCCGCGCGTATCGGAGTTGCGGGCGTCCCAGGCGGCGATGCCGGCCTACGACCTCGTACAACAGCCCGTCGAACAGTACGCCGCGCGCTACGGGGTCACCGCGCGCGGGCATTCGACGGAAGCGCAGGTGATCTGTGGGTAG
- a CDS encoding glycosyltransferase, giving the protein MRVAFLDSLYPQVARQVYGATADLADQPWHAQRDRLLDARFGCWDSYAAACRYHGAESEEILLGVPALTAAMERDHAWDAVCADAIVVMRVPTSVDAGDVQGFRSRGAKAVVAMVSSEAPSDDQLRAYDLVVTAFPHYARAMKERGLRVEYLPLAFDPRRLGLAVDGSGTESDAFMAGAARPWAARTFPATFVGGLGIARHWQAGQHAVCAVAEQVPEFRWWGYQGPDKIPLPLVNSWQGEAWGDDYFGVLGASKVALNRHGEVHTAPRGDGTGRKWYTCNMRTFEAPGMGAVLVTETSANLAALYTPWEECVPFGNPREAALNVRWLLDHDDRAQAIAAAGQRRTLASHTYRHRCAILLDLLEALA; this is encoded by the coding sequence ATGCGCGTAGCCTTCCTGGACTCCCTGTACCCACAGGTCGCGCGCCAGGTCTACGGCGCCACGGCGGACCTCGCGGACCAGCCGTGGCATGCGCAGCGCGACCGGCTCCTCGACGCGAGATTCGGCTGCTGGGATTCCTACGCTGCGGCCTGCCGGTACCACGGCGCGGAGTCCGAGGAAATCCTGCTCGGCGTGCCAGCGCTCACGGCCGCGATGGAGCGGGACCACGCATGGGACGCAGTCTGTGCCGACGCCATCGTCGTCATGCGCGTCCCCACGAGCGTCGATGCCGGCGACGTCCAGGGCTTCCGGTCGCGCGGCGCCAAGGCCGTCGTCGCGATGGTGTCGAGCGAGGCGCCGAGCGACGACCAGCTCCGCGCCTACGACCTCGTGGTGACGGCGTTCCCCCACTACGCGCGCGCCATGAAAGAGAGAGGGTTGAGAGTCGAGTACCTGCCACTCGCATTCGACCCGCGCCGACTCGGCTTGGCGGTGGACGGGAGCGGCACGGAGTCCGATGCGTTCATGGCCGGCGCCGCGCGCCCGTGGGCCGCGCGCACCTTCCCCGCCACGTTCGTCGGTGGGCTCGGCATCGCGCGCCACTGGCAGGCCGGGCAGCACGCCGTGTGCGCGGTGGCCGAGCAGGTCCCCGAGTTCCGCTGGTGGGGCTACCAGGGGCCGGACAAGATCCCGCTGCCGCTCGTCAACTCCTGGCAAGGCGAGGCGTGGGGCGACGACTATTTCGGCGTGCTCGGTGCGTCGAAAGTGGCGCTTAACCGCCACGGCGAAGTGCACACGGCGCCACGCGGCGACGGGACCGGCCGCAAGTGGTACACGTGCAACATGCGCACGTTTGAGGCGCCCGGCATGGGCGCGGTGCTCGTGACCGAGACGAGCGCGAATCTCGCGGCGCTCTACACGCCGTGGGAGGAATGCGTCCCGTTCGGCAACCCGCGCGAGGCGGCGCTCAACGTGCGGTGGCTCCTCGACCACGACGACCGCGCACAGGCCATCGCGGCGGCGGGGCAGCGGCGGACGCTCGCCTCCCACACCTACCGGCACCGCTGCGCCATCCTGTTGGACTTGCTGGAGGCGCTCGCGTGA